The DNA sequence AGGGATCTGGTTCAGGCAATACACTATCCCCTGTATCCCGCAACGTCCCTTTTGTTGTGGCGACTGTGGTTTCTGAGCTTGAAGATGACACTTTTGCTCCTGGTGATTGCCGTCTTCGACTGGTCCTATCAAAAATGGGAGTTCGAGAAAAATATCCGGATGAGCAAGCAGGAGATAAAAGAGGAGTATAAGCAGATGGAGGGCGACCCCCTCATCAGGCAAAAAATTCGCCAGAAACAGCGAGAGATGGCTCGCCGTCGAATGATGGCCGATGTTCCCAAATCCGATGTGGTTATCACAAACCCGACGACCTTGGCGATAGCTCTCCAATATGACCGGGGGAAGATGAGCGCTCCGGTTGTTCTGGCAAAGGGGAAGGGGTTCGTTGCCCGTCGGATCAAGGAGATCGCACGAGAGCATGGGGTCCCGTTGGTGGAAAATAAGCCTCTCGCGTGGGCTCTTTTCGAGGGAGTCGAGGTTGGTGACTCCATCCCCGAAAATCTGTATCGAGGGGTAGCCGAAGTTTTAGCTTTTATCTATGGCTTAAAGAAGAAATTAGATCATTAAAATCCTAGATGCTAGGGCTTTTTTCGGTACAGTGCCGGGATAATGGCTTTTCAGCGATAGTACGGGAGGACTTGACAATGGCAGAAGAGCGGGTCTCTGTAATCGAGAGGATGCTTCGATTTTCAGACGTGGGCATAGCGATGCTGATGGTCTTGGTCGTTGTCATGATGATTATTCCTCTGCCCACGTGGTTGCTTGATGTTCTTCTGACGCTGAATATAACGTTTGGTGTTGTCGTGTTGCTCGTGACTTTTTATGTCAACCAGGCCTTGGAGATATCCTCGTTTCCGTCGATTTTGTTGATTGTCACCCTGTTTCGACTGGCTCTGAATGTCTCTACAACTCGTCTGATTCTCCTCAAGGGATACGCAGGAAGTATTATCTCTTCGTTTGGAAATTTTGTTGTTGGGGGGAATTACGTTGTGGGTGCTGTGGTATTTCTCATCTTGGTGATTATTCAGTTTTTGGTGATCACCAAGGGGGCTGAGCGAGTGGCCGAGGTGGCTGCTCGTTTTACCTTGGATGCCATGCCGGGAAAGCAGATGGCCATCGACGCTGACTTGAACGCTGGTCTTATTGATGAGCTGGGAGCCAAGGAACGTCGACGTACGATCCAACGAGAGGCCGATTTTTATGGAGCTATGGATGGTGCCTCCAAATTTGTCAAAGGAGACGCCATCGCTGGGTTGATCATCACGATTATAAATATCCTGGGGGGGTTGGCCATTGGTGTTTTTCAGCGAAATATGTCTCTGGCGCAGGCTGCGGGAGTTTATAGTCTACTGACCGTCGGCGACGGTTTGGTGTCCCAGATTCCCGCTCTGTTGTTTTCTACGGCTACAGGTATCATCGTGACCAGAGCCGCCGGAGATTCCAGTTTGGGGCGGGATGTTTTTTCGTCCTTCACCCGATATCCTCGTCCGCTGATGATCGGTACGGCCCTTTTGTTCGGGTTTGCCTTGGTACCGGGGTTGCCTACGTTTCCCTTTTTGATGCTTGGAGCTTTCCTTGCCCTTATGGCCTACGGAGTGTACAGAGAGGCCGTCACTCAAGAGGCTTCTGCGGGAGGGCGGGGTGTTGAAAGCGATGTGCCCGGAGAGGTGGCGCATGATGAAGAGGGGGGAAGAGGCCCGACGTCACCGGAGGAGGTCATGAGGCTTTTGGCGGTGGACCCTATGGAGATGGAGATCGGGTATGCAGTGATCCCCCTGGTGGACCCCTCTCAGGGGGGTGATATGCTGGATCGTATTAGCACCATACGAAAGCAGATGGCTATGGATATGGGGTTAGTCGTTCCGTCCATACGAATCAGGGATAACATTCAGCTGAAGCCCACCGAGTACCTCATCAGGGTCAAGGGGGCTTTGGAAGGTCAGGGTGAGCTCATGCCCGAGCATTACTTGGCCATGGATACGGGGAATGTCTCTGATGAGGTCGTTGGGGTGCCGACCACAGAACCGGCTTTTGGTCTTCCTGCTTTGTGGATTTCTCCAGAGCTTCGTGATCGAGCTGAAGCTGGAGGGTATACTGTGGTGGATGCTCCGTCTGTTTTGGCAACTCACCTGTCCGAGATTATCAAAGCCCATGGTGCCGACTTGATCACCCGTCAGGAAGTTCAAAAGCTTGCGGAGATGGTCAAGGAGAATAACGCCGCTGTGGTGGATGAGATGCTCGGGGTTCTGGGACTTGGCGATATACAAAAAGTTCTTCAGAATCTGGTATCAGAGCAGATTCCCATTCGGGATCTTGTGACGGTGTTTGAGACTTTGGCCGATTACGGTCGTTTGTCCTCTTCTGTGGATTATCTCACCGAGCGGGTTCGGGAGAGTCTGGCCCGGATCATCTCCCTCAGGCTGAAAGAAGATGACGTCATTACGGTGATGACGCTGTCTCCTACGTGGGAGCAGAAGATTCGAGATGCTTTGGATGGCGATTTGGTGAAGGGCTGGCGACTGAATATGGATTCTCGGGATATATCCAAACTGGTTGCTGCCGTGTCGGCCAAGTCGGAGGATGTTATCCTTCGAGGAGGGGCGCCTATCCTTTTGGTGAGTCCTGATGTCCGATTAATCGTTCGTCGGCTTCTGGAATCGTCGTTGCCGAGTCTTTTAGTTGTATCCTATAATGAAATAACCCAGGGTATCGATATCCAGTCGTTAGGGATGGTGGAGTGAACATGAGGGTAACTCAGCAGATTACCTACGAAGCCAAGGACAACGCAGAGGCGATTCGTATCGCCTCTGACCGTTTGGGTCGGGACGCAGTCATCCTCTCAACTCATACTGTGAGCAAGGGGGGCTTCTTGGGCTTTTTTGCTAAATCAGCTCTGATGGTGACTGCGGGCCTTCTGGAAGAAGATGTGCCACCTCCTGCTGCACAAAAAGGGGTCAGCGGTCATATCCAGGCTTTTCAGCGGCTTTTGGATGACCGGCAGAGGATTTTTTTGCCTTCACCACAGGACGACTCTGGGGTTGTCGAGGCGACGACATCGCATCGCTCCGATGAACAGGACCTTCTTGAACTCTCTGCAAACAGCACTGCTTTATCTCGCCCTGCTGTGTTATCGCAAAAAGTGGCTCAGGCATATGGAAAAACCGGGAGTGATGCCTCACGCGAGGCCAGTCTGTTTCAGGATGTGGAACAAATTCAGAAAACGTTGGCTATGGTCCTTGAAAGGCTTGATCAAGACCAGGAGCCTTCGTTGACCCAATCGTCTGGGCCGTTGTCCACTGTTGACGAAAAAAATCTCGATGAAGAGGACGTTTCCCATTGGCGGGATCAACTTATAGATGCCGAGATGACCGTCCCCTTTGTGGATGATCTCCTATCCCGGTTTCGTGCGGAGGCGAACGGTCGTGAGTTTTTGCCGTGGCTTCAATCTTTGATCAAGACTCCCTATGTTTCTGTCGCTGATGCTCTGGGTGGAGGGCGCGTTATGTTTATCGGTCCCACTGGTGTGGGAAAGACAACGACAATAGCCAAGTTGGCAGCTGTGAACGCTCTCTGGGAAGAGCGTCGTGTCTTTTTGGTTACAGCCGATACGTATCGAATCGCTGCGGTGGAACAACTGCGAACGTACGCCAAGATTTTGGGGGTCCCCGTAGAGGTTGTTTTCGAGGCTGAAGATCTGAAAAAAATCCGGGAGAAGCCTGGTGCTGATCTTATTTTGCTTGATACGGCGGGACGCAGTCAGAAGGATGTTCATCGAAGCGACGAGTTGTGTTCTCTGTATGAGGCTTTTTCTCCTGAAAGTGTTCATTTGCTTTTGTCTGCGAATGCAAAATATAGAGATATGCTCAACGTGGTGAAAGGAATGAACCATATTCCCATCACCAGTTTGGTTTTTACCAAGCTCGATGAGACCGTCAGCCTTGGTCCTGTTTTGGAGCTTGCGTTGAGTTTTCAGCTTCCCCTATCCTTTTTTGCCGTTGGGCAGAATGTACCTAACGATATAGAAGTAGCCTCGTCGTCCAGATTGTTGGAGATGGCTCTTGACGGGGGCTTTCATGTCTGATGTTCGTCCGACAGAGGTGATGGATCAGGCGGCAGATTTACGTCATCTCGTGTCGTCTATTTCAAAAAAGTCACCAGTCAGTTGTTCCAGGGCTTTACGTACTATCGCTGTGGTTGGAGGAAAGGGCGGAGTCGGTAAAAGTAACCTCTCAGCTAACGTCGCCATTGCTTTGGCTCAGGCAGGACAAAAGGTGGCTTTGTTCGACGGGGATATGGGGTTGGCCAATGTTGATATACTTTTTGGTGTTCACCCGCCCTGTAACCTGATACACTTGATCCGAGGCGAACGATCAATTCAAGAAATTATGTTCGATTTGGGAGAAGGTTTGTCTTTGATACCGGGAGGTTCGGGTGTCGAAGAATTGGCTAATATGGAAGAGCCTGAGCGAGATCGCCTTATTAACCAGTTGAGTGATTTAGAGTCCTTGGTGGATGTAGTGGTAGTCGACACCGGAGCAGGAATCCATAAAAATGTCCTGGCTTTTGCCTCTGCAGCCGATACAGTTGTCTTGGTGACAACTCCAGAGCCCACCTCTATCCGAGATGGGTATAGCCTTTTGAAGGCTTTGGTGCTTGCCTCAATGGGGAAGCTGGATGTTCAACTTGTAGTCAACATGACTTCATCGGATAAGGAGGCCCAGTCGGTCGCAAGCAGGATTTGTTTCGTTGCCGACCAGTTCCTCCGGCTTAATGTTGGCTACGCTGGTTTTGTGGTATCAGATCCTAGAATTCCTGAAGCCGTCTGTGCCCGTAGCCCCTTGCTTCGCTGTTCTCCTCATTCTCCTGCAGCTCAGTGTTTCCGTAAGGTGGCTTCCCAGCTTGTCGAAGGCGGTGTATACAAGAAGTCCCCCTCACACCGTGGTTTGAAGGGCTTTTTTTCCAGACTTTCCCGTCTCTGGGGAGCGGATATGGAGAGAGGTAGACCGTGAACTTAAACGCTCTGCTGAAGATGTCCCCCGATTTTATCGGATCCAAAGTGATGGTTGCTGTCATTAGCGGTCTCTACAAGGGGGAATACCCATCCCGTCTTGAGGATGCTTTGGACGACATCTGGAAATTGGCTCATCCACTTTTGAGTGGAGCTCTGGTTCCCTTTTACAAGGGGGTTGAGGTCCAGTTGTCTGTTCATGTAGCTGGAATCGTGTGTCATGTAACTGGGATAGTTATGGGGACCGTAAGAGATGGACTCGTACCTCTTTTGTTGGTTCGTTTGGTGGGAGATGTAGAGAGGGTCCAGCGTCGCCGTTTTTTTCGGGTTCCCTGTGCTCTTGAGGTAGATATAAATCTCTTGAAACCTCCGCAAGAAGTTCTGTCGTCTTCATGGACCAAAGCCGTTATTTGCGACCTGAGTCTCGGGGGAGTTCGGCTTATTGTGAAAGACGAAGCTTTATACGCAAGGGGTGATAGAGTTCTCCTGCGATTCTCCGTGAATGATGAGTCTCTGTTTCTTCCTGCTCACATTCTCTCTAAGCGACGCAACAGCGACCAGGTGGATACGTCTTTAGGAGTTGGATATGACTTTTTGCCCGGGATGGTAGAGAAATTTCTTGGGAAGTTTATCCGAAAGAGGGATTTAGCCCTCCGTAACGAGATGCGTTGATAGAGGAAAGGGGGGAGGGGATGAACGATATAAAAATTTTGGTCGTGGACGATTCATCTTTTATGAGAAAGATCATCAGCAACATCCTGGAAGAGCTTCCTGAACTTACGGTGGTAGCGACGGCCAGGGATGGCATTGATGCCCTGAGCAAGATAGAGTTCTATCACCCCGATGTGGTCACTTTGGATGTCGATATGCCCAGGATGAACGGCATCGACACCCTGAAGGAGATTATGTTTCGGTTTCCTCTTCCTGTGGTGATGGTGAGCAGTCTCACCAAGGATGGTGCGGCCGTTACCATGAAAGCTTTGTCCATGGGAGCTGTCGATTTTGTGTCCAAGCCCTCGGGCGCCATCTCCCTGAATATGCAAGAGGTGGATGCCGAACTTCGTACAAAGGTCTTGGCAGCTGCCCTTGCTCAGTCGACGGTACCAGGCAGGCCGTTTACGACGACTCGTATTCAAAAAGATACTTCCAGGCAGGTCCAGAAAACGGTAAGGCCAGTAAAATCAGGCATCCGGCCTCGATTGGTCTGTATCGCATCCTCTACAGGAGGGCCTCAGGCCCTTCAAAAGTTGTTAACGCTCCTCCCAAGTACGTTTCCCTTGCCTGTGGTGATCGCTCAGCATATGCCTAAAGGCTTTACTGCGTCTTTTGCATCTCACTTAAACGATCTCTGTGCTCTGCATGTCGTAGAGGGATACGAGGGATTGCCCCTCCAGCCTGGGATGGTCGTAATTGCCCCTGGAGGTTTTCATATGATAGTAAAGGGAGAGAAGAATTCTCCTGTGATAGGTCTCTCCGATGCCCCGCCCCTCCTGTCGGTGAAACCATCAGCCAATATTCTGTTTCTCAGCGTGGCTGACGTTGTTGGTGGGGACGCTGTGGCGGTGATCCTCACAGGCATGGGACGAGACGGCACTGATGGGGCTCAAGCTCTGATCTCGAAAGGAGCATATGTTTTTGGTGAGTCTCCTGAGAGCTGTGTTATATACGGTATGCCTAAGGCTGCTATGGAGGCGGGGGTTGTTAATGAGCAACTCCCTTTACAGAATATTGCCGAAGCCTTGAATCGCTTCGTAAGAGAAAACCGATAGAATTGAGGAGATGATAGGACATGTCGACCGATATGAGTCAGTATTTGGGAGCTTACCTTGACGAGGCGACCGAGAACCTACAACACCTGAACGACCTGATCCTCGCGGTTGAACAAGATCGGCAGGGCAGGGAAACCATCGATGAGATTTTCAGAACGGCCCATACACTTAAAGGTATGTCGGCTACGATGGGTTTCCATCATATGGCCGAGTTGACCCATGCCTTGGAGGACAGGTTTTCAACGGTGCGGAGCGGTGATGAGGAACTGACCGACGACGACATTGATCATCTCTTTCAAAGCCTTGATCTGATGCAGGTTATGGTGGATTCTATCCGGGATGGTGGATCTGACCAGGATACGGATATATCCTCTTTGGTCGAACAGCTTCGGGATGAGCCCGAGGCGTCAGAGCCAAAGGATCGTGCTGCCGAATCGTCTGTCTCCGATCAGGAGAAGGGGTGGATTGCCGATGCTGTCAAGATGGGCCTGGCTGTCCATCAGGTTACGGTAACTCTCGTAAAAGACTGTCTCCTTAAAGCAGCTCGAGCCTACATGGTCATTAATCGACTAGATGAGATGGGTGAAATAATCAAGGTCGAGCCTCCTGTAGAAGAGCTGGAGAAAGAGGCGTTCGAGCAGTCGTTTTGTGTTTATATCGGTACCAAGGACGAGGCTGATGTTGTTCATGACGCTGTCATGTCGATCAGTGATGTCGCTGAGACCGTTGTCGTTATGTTAGATAAGGATGGCAACGTCGCTCCTGTCACATCTGGTCAACCCTTGGATACTCCTTCTAAAGCTCCCGTTAAGGCTGCCGAGGCTCCATCATCGGTTTCCTCTCAAACGCCTGAAAAAACGACGAAGCAGCCTTCGGCACAGCCCAGGGTCAAGAAGGCGTCGCAGACCGTTCGGGTCGACATCGGCAGGTTGGATAGTCTGATGAATCTGGTTGGCGAGCTCGTTATAGGAAAGGCTCGGATTGAGCGTCTGGTTTTGGAATCAAAACTGCGTGAGTTCGATGAGCCTTTGTCTCAATTGGGGCGAATTTCTGGGGATATTCAGGAATTGGTTACCAAGCTTCGAATGGTGCCCGTCTCCTATATTTTTGATCGTTTTCCTCGACTTATTCGGGATATCTCCAAATCCCTGGGTAAAGATGTGGAGTTGGTTATTGAGGGACAGGAGACCGAGCTTGATCGGACGGTGATCGACGAGATTGGTGACCCGATGGTTCATCTTATTCGGAACGCCGTCGATCACGGTATTGAGACCCCCGAAATTCGGAAAAAGGCTGGTAAACGAGCCCAAGGAACGATCAAGATCGCTGCCTATCAGGAGGGAAACAGCGTCATCATCGAGGTCGCCGACGATGGCAAGGGGATTGATCCCGTTGCAGTGGGCGTTAAGGCCGTCGAGAGAGGGCTGGTGACCGAGGAAGCTCTTCAGGAAATGTCCGATGACGAGATTATCCAGTTCGTTTTTCTTCCCGGTTTCAGCATGGCACAGGAGGTCACCGATCTTTCTGGTCGGGGTGTCGGTATGGATGCCGTTAAGCGAAAGGTTGAATCTTTGGGAGGGCAGTTCGAGGTTAGATCCAAGGTCGGCGAGGGCTCCAATATCTATATTCGTTTGCCTCTGACTCTAGCCATTGTACTGGCTCTCCTTGTGCGAGTTGGTGATGAAATATATGCTATTCCGCTGGAGAATGTGGACGAGACAATCTTGGTCCGTGAAGACGACATGAAGCGGATGCATGGCCGTCCCGTAACGTTGCTTCGGGGCGAGGTCCTTACTCTGGGTGATTTAGCTTCCACTTTGGATACACCTCGTGGGAATGAGGAACGAACCGAGTATCCCGTGGTGGTCGTCAGGGCCGGCAGGAATAAGATCGGTTTTGTTGTGGATGCTCTCGTGGGGCAGCAGGAGATCGTCATCAAGTCTTTGGGGAAATTGCTTGCCAAGAGCAAGGGAATTGCTGGGGCGACTATCTTAGGAGATGGGAATGTGGCTCTCATTTTAGACGT is a window from the Dethiosulfovibrio peptidovorans genome containing:
- the flhB gene encoding flagellar biosynthesis protein FlhB, encoding MAVTFFLNLQFFAEEKTEPATPRKRRKEREEGRVAKSQDLGAATVIVAGLLMMVLFGGWIFGHISTLTEDLITFMGDEALWQDGWFDAIAHRCVDAFALAIVPVSLACFVMALAVSVAQVGFTMTSKPLIPKMDRFNPVSGLKKVISLRSLVELVKGLLKALVLALMLYAALRGDLRDLVQAIHYPLYPATSLLLWRLWFLSLKMTLLLLVIAVFDWSYQKWEFEKNIRMSKQEIKEEYKQMEGDPLIRQKIRQKQREMARRRMMADVPKSDVVITNPTTLAIALQYDRGKMSAPVVLAKGKGFVARRIKEIAREHGVPLVENKPLAWALFEGVEVGDSIPENLYRGVAEVLAFIYGLKKKLDH
- the flhA gene encoding flagellar biosynthesis protein FlhA; amino-acid sequence: MAEERVSVIERMLRFSDVGIAMLMVLVVVMMIIPLPTWLLDVLLTLNITFGVVVLLVTFYVNQALEISSFPSILLIVTLFRLALNVSTTRLILLKGYAGSIISSFGNFVVGGNYVVGAVVFLILVIIQFLVITKGAERVAEVAARFTLDAMPGKQMAIDADLNAGLIDELGAKERRRTIQREADFYGAMDGASKFVKGDAIAGLIITIINILGGLAIGVFQRNMSLAQAAGVYSLLTVGDGLVSQIPALLFSTATGIIVTRAAGDSSLGRDVFSSFTRYPRPLMIGTALLFGFALVPGLPTFPFLMLGAFLALMAYGVYREAVTQEASAGGRGVESDVPGEVAHDEEGGRGPTSPEEVMRLLAVDPMEMEIGYAVIPLVDPSQGGDMLDRISTIRKQMAMDMGLVVPSIRIRDNIQLKPTEYLIRVKGALEGQGELMPEHYLAMDTGNVSDEVVGVPTTEPAFGLPALWISPELRDRAEAGGYTVVDAPSVLATHLSEIIKAHGADLITRQEVQKLAEMVKENNAAVVDEMLGVLGLGDIQKVLQNLVSEQIPIRDLVTVFETLADYGRLSSSVDYLTERVRESLARIISLRLKEDDVITVMTLSPTWEQKIRDALDGDLVKGWRLNMDSRDISKLVAAVSAKSEDVILRGGAPILLVSPDVRLIVRRLLESSLPSLLVVSYNEITQGIDIQSLGMVE
- the flhF gene encoding flagellar biosynthesis protein FlhF is translated as MRVTQQITYEAKDNAEAIRIASDRLGRDAVILSTHTVSKGGFLGFFAKSALMVTAGLLEEDVPPPAAQKGVSGHIQAFQRLLDDRQRIFLPSPQDDSGVVEATTSHRSDEQDLLELSANSTALSRPAVLSQKVAQAYGKTGSDASREASLFQDVEQIQKTLAMVLERLDQDQEPSLTQSSGPLSTVDEKNLDEEDVSHWRDQLIDAEMTVPFVDDLLSRFRAEANGREFLPWLQSLIKTPYVSVADALGGGRVMFIGPTGVGKTTTIAKLAAVNALWEERRVFLVTADTYRIAAVEQLRTYAKILGVPVEVVFEAEDLKKIREKPGADLILLDTAGRSQKDVHRSDELCSLYEAFSPESVHLLLSANAKYRDMLNVVKGMNHIPITSLVFTKLDETVSLGPVLELALSFQLPLSFFAVGQNVPNDIEVASSSRLLEMALDGGFHV
- a CDS encoding hydrogenase; the protein is MSDVRPTEVMDQAADLRHLVSSISKKSPVSCSRALRTIAVVGGKGGVGKSNLSANVAIALAQAGQKVALFDGDMGLANVDILFGVHPPCNLIHLIRGERSIQEIMFDLGEGLSLIPGGSGVEELANMEEPERDRLINQLSDLESLVDVVVVDTGAGIHKNVLAFASAADTVVLVTTPEPTSIRDGYSLLKALVLASMGKLDVQLVVNMTSSDKEAQSVASRICFVADQFLRLNVGYAGFVVSDPRIPEAVCARSPLLRCSPHSPAAQCFRKVASQLVEGGVYKKSPSHRGLKGFFSRLSRLWGADMERGRP
- a CDS encoding chemotaxis response regulator protein-glutamate methylesterase; translation: MNDIKILVVDDSSFMRKIISNILEELPELTVVATARDGIDALSKIEFYHPDVVTLDVDMPRMNGIDTLKEIMFRFPLPVVMVSSLTKDGAAVTMKALSMGAVDFVSKPSGAISLNMQEVDAELRTKVLAAALAQSTVPGRPFTTTRIQKDTSRQVQKTVRPVKSGIRPRLVCIASSTGGPQALQKLLTLLPSTFPLPVVIAQHMPKGFTASFASHLNDLCALHVVEGYEGLPLQPGMVVIAPGGFHMIVKGEKNSPVIGLSDAPPLLSVKPSANILFLSVADVVGGDAVAVILTGMGRDGTDGAQALISKGAYVFGESPESCVIYGMPKAAMEAGVVNEQLPLQNIAEALNRFVRENR
- a CDS encoding chemotaxis protein CheA — translated: MSTDMSQYLGAYLDEATENLQHLNDLILAVEQDRQGRETIDEIFRTAHTLKGMSATMGFHHMAELTHALEDRFSTVRSGDEELTDDDIDHLFQSLDLMQVMVDSIRDGGSDQDTDISSLVEQLRDEPEASEPKDRAAESSVSDQEKGWIADAVKMGLAVHQVTVTLVKDCLLKAARAYMVINRLDEMGEIIKVEPPVEELEKEAFEQSFCVYIGTKDEADVVHDAVMSISDVAETVVVMLDKDGNVAPVTSGQPLDTPSKAPVKAAEAPSSVSSQTPEKTTKQPSAQPRVKKASQTVRVDIGRLDSLMNLVGELVIGKARIERLVLESKLREFDEPLSQLGRISGDIQELVTKLRMVPVSYIFDRFPRLIRDISKSLGKDVELVIEGQETELDRTVIDEIGDPMVHLIRNAVDHGIETPEIRKKAGKRAQGTIKIAAYQEGNSVIIEVADDGKGIDPVAVGVKAVERGLVTEEALQEMSDDEIIQFVFLPGFSMAQEVTDLSGRGVGMDAVKRKVESLGGQFEVRSKVGEGSNIYIRLPLTLAIVLALLVRVGDEIYAIPLENVDETILVREDDMKRMHGRPVTLLRGEVLTLGDLASTLDTPRGNEERTEYPVVVVRAGRNKIGFVVDALVGQQEIVIKSLGKLLAKSKGIAGATILGDGNVALILDVASLHVKV